AATCATCTGAATAAAAAAGGTGAGAAATTGGGTTTAATCAAAGTTCGACTTTATCGTCCCTTTTCTGTCGATGCTTTTATCGATGCAATTCCTTCTTCTGTTAAGAAAATCGCAGTTCTGGATAGAACCAAAGAATGCGGTTCTGTGGGAGAACCTCTTTATCTCGATGTTGTGGCGTCTCTCAAAGATAGAAAGGATCTGACCATTATCGGCGGTCGTTACGGTCTTTCCTCGAAAGAATTCACTCCTTCGATGGTAAAAGCAGTTTATGATCATCTCGATGGAAAATGCTTTCATAATTTTACAGTCGGAATCGAAGATGATGTTACTTTCTCTTCTTTGAAAATAACCGAAGAAATTGATTCTACTCCCAGAGGAACGATCTGCTGCAAATTCTGGGGACTTGGTTCTGACGGAACTGTCGGAGCAAATAAAAATTCAATCAAGATCATTGGTGATAACACTGAAATGTATGCTCAAGGTTATTTCCAATATGATTCCAAAAAATCCGGTGGAATTACCCGCAGTCATTTAAGATTCGGAAAAGAGAAGATCCAGTCTCCGTATCTCGTTACCAATGCTGATTTCATCGGTTGCCATAATCAGGCTTTTATCGGCAGATATGATGTTCTTGAAGGGATAAAAGACGAAGGTGTTTTCCTTCTGAACTCCATTTGGAAAGGAAGTGAAGTTTTTGAAAAATTCACCGAAGATATGCAGAAAAAGATCATTGATAAGAAAATCAAACTTTATAATATAGATGCTTTGAAAATCGCAAATGAAGTCGGTTTGGGAAACAGGATCAATACTGTGATGCAAACTGCTTTCTTCCTGATTTCCGGTGTTCTGGATAGGGAAGAGGCGATCAAAATGATCAAAAAAGCGATTAAAAAAGATTTCACGAGAAAAGGTCGGAAAGTTGTGGAAATGAACTGGAAAGCAGTCGATAAAGCCAATGAAGCTCTGGTCGAAATTCCTGTTCCGAAAATTCTACCTGGAAAACATGCAGAAGTTAAAAAATTAATTCCTGATGATGCTGACGATTTTTCCAAAAATGTGATCGAGAAAATTATGAGAGAAAAAGGAGATGAAATTCCAGTCTCTCAAATGCCTTTTGATGGTTTTGTTCCTTCAGCTACTACAAGATTGGAAAAACGAGGTGTTGCTCCTTTTGTTCCGCACTGGATTCCGGAAAACTGCATTCAATGTAACCAATGTTCTATTGTTTGTCCACACGCTGCCATTCGTCCGAAACTGATCAAAGAAAATAATTTAAAAAATGCTCCTGAAACCTTTACAACTCTCGATGCAATGGGTAAAGACAAAGGTGAATTCAAATATAAGATCCAGGTTTATATCGAGGATTGTGTCGGTTGTAGGAATTGCGTTAATGAATGTCCGAAAGATGCTTTGGTAATGAAACCGATCGCTGAAGAAAGAAAAGCAGGAGAGACTCAAAATGCGGAATTTTTCGATGCTCTACCCAACGATGTGCTGGGAAGTAACCTGGAAACGACAGTTAAAGGAAGTCAGTTCAAACAACCTTTGATGGAATTCTCCGGTGCTTGTGCAGGCTGTGGTGAAACTCCTTATGTGAAACTGATCACGCAACTTTTTGGAGACAGGATGATCATTGCTAATGCGACAGGTTGTTCCTCAATCTGGGGAGCGACTTTCCCGACAATTCCTTATTGCAAGAACAAAAGTGGTCATGGTCCGACCTGGGCAAATTCTCTTTTTGAAGATAATGCTGAATACGGTTTTGGGATGAGATTAGCAGTTGATTCAAATCGCAGATTGCTGCTGACTGCTGTTCAAAAGATCCTTTCCGATGCTGGTTCGGATGAATTTAAAAATATGCTCAAACAGGCGGAAAAACAAGGTGGAGA
The sequence above is drawn from the Candidatus Cloacimonadota bacterium genome and encodes:
- the nifJ gene encoding pyruvate:ferredoxin (flavodoxin) oxidoreductase, producing MKKFEKTTIDGNTAATHIAYAFSDVAAIYPITPSSGMGEMADAWAANGRKNIYGQPVEVIEMQSEAGAAGAVHGSLSAGAFTTTFTASQGLMLMLPNMHKIAGEMLPTVFHVSARSLAVQSLSIFGDHSDVMSARNTGFGLMAEGSIQEIIDLAIVSHLATLKSKVPFVNFFDGFRNSHEIQKIEIIDYDTIADLVDMKYVEDFRSRAMNPENPRVKVGAQNPDVYFQGRETVNKYYNATPGIVQEYMDKVAEITGRKYHLFDYIGDPDAEKIIIAMGSGIETIEETINHLNKKGEKLGLIKVRLYRPFSVDAFIDAIPSSVKKIAVLDRTKECGSVGEPLYLDVVASLKDRKDLTIIGGRYGLSSKEFTPSMVKAVYDHLDGKCFHNFTVGIEDDVTFSSLKITEEIDSTPRGTICCKFWGLGSDGTVGANKNSIKIIGDNTEMYAQGYFQYDSKKSGGITRSHLRFGKEKIQSPYLVTNADFIGCHNQAFIGRYDVLEGIKDEGVFLLNSIWKGSEVFEKFTEDMQKKIIDKKIKLYNIDALKIANEVGLGNRINTVMQTAFFLISGVLDREEAIKMIKKAIKKDFTRKGRKVVEMNWKAVDKANEALVEIPVPKILPGKHAEVKKLIPDDADDFSKNVIEKIMREKGDEIPVSQMPFDGFVPSATTRLEKRGVAPFVPHWIPENCIQCNQCSIVCPHAAIRPKLIKENNLKNAPETFTTLDAMGKDKGEFKYKIQVYIEDCVGCRNCVNECPKDALVMKPIAEERKAGETQNAEFFDALPNDVLGSNLETTVKGSQFKQPLMEFSGACAGCGETPYVKLITQLFGDRMIIANATGCSSIWGATFPTIPYCKNKSGHGPTWANSLFEDNAEYGFGMRLAVDSNRRLLLTAVQKILSDAGSDEFKNMLKQAEKQGGEALQTVNGIKEFMKALQYAIDNWNATDEAAKENVKKIKEMIVFAIKVCVNDERKKVLLKIRELQNYFIPKSVWSFGGDGWAYDIGYGGVDHVMASGRNMNILVLDTEVYSNTGGQASKATPLGSVAKFAESGKNTVKKDLGMMLMSYGYVYVASIAMGANKVQALKAIREAEAYNGPSIIIAYAPCINHGIDMAFTQQEEKKAVDSGYWMLYRFNPELKKEGKNPFILDSKEPKIPVVDFLKGETRYTSLERTFPDKVEGFRTEFDRYARERYELYRNMAGK